atattattttttcaaaatgaatGGTTAGAATTTGAAGCACTTAATTGCTGATAGGATTATTTACAATTGCCTTTATTTTACGACCGTCATATTAAAAAGAATATTGTAAAACACTTTCTTCAAATAGAACAATCACGGTACCTCGAAATATTAACCGAGTTAAATCTATTTTTGATAAGACTCCTTTAACGTCCGTCAGTGCAGCGGATCACAGCGGATACATGAAAAGTGTCAAAGTCGTCTGTCGCCAAAATGAAAAAAGAACGATCTAGGTTTAAAACCATATTTGCAACAAACTTCTTCAAGCTTCAAGATATGTAAAGGGCCAAGAGGAACTTGCTAAAAGAGGTAACCAATAAGTTTATAAAAAGttatctgaaaaaaatactcaacgaTTTATTGACGATTGAACCTAACTATGTTCCGGCGAATCCCAATGATGTCCATGAAGGAAACATTTCCGTACAACCATTCATTAATTTCCATTCAGTCGtattggcaccgtgcgaagtgCATGGTGGGGGTAAATAAAGCGAATTGGCAAGTAACGGATGTTAGCGTCATTAACATTTCATATATGGctcgaaatggaactttaatttacgattactcctgagatattcatttaaattgtatggggtaagggaccattgtaaactgtatgaaatgcttaatataactagtgtatttaattcgataattattaatactgtatccgtgtaaatagctttgcaaataccacatactatgaaatctttATGTAGAAAATGAGAATGGGTATATaccaatgaaagagagatctttccaccatacattgtgttgctatatctcaaacgggttgggcagcgttttcgattaaagctcttagccagcgtgatttttttctgacttcattagcaaatatcgtcatatttgaaccaatttacacaaaaccttaacaaattatacgcctaTTAAGAATTagccttcctcaagaatcactctattcatatgtgaaaaccgcataaaaatccgttcagtagttttcactgaaattattacaatttaagtacttacttctcGCTTAACCTTCCtgaagaatcactctattcatatgtgaactgaaattattacgatttacttttgacaaaatacgagtctatagttgcaaccgctgtgtggacctgtcgtcgtgcacggtcccaatagaTGTCTTAGGaccaaaaaattataccaaaAGCCATTTTGGCCTCGaatagtctaagaaaaaaaaatgttgtcgtGGGAGAAAATTCGGTATCAATCTACTAATTTAATCAACTTTGTGACTACTTTCAAccaaaatcattacttttaatgtttaccttaaattacatatttcGAAAATAAATTTGTCTCTTTACTTCTGGGACACCACCAGTAGTGTGCCAGACAAGTGTGCAATTAAGGGTTGCATATTATTACCTATTGCtattcttacccggcaccaAACATAGTTAATGTAGTTTTTACTAGACTTAGACTATCTGCCTAAAGAATAATGGTTAAGGAACGTAATCGTAACGATTTGATAAGATGGCGCGCGAGCGCTGACTCCGTATTGTAATAGAGAAGCAGTGATCCAGTCATCCACGCAAGGATGCGCGGGCGTTTCTTTTTAGAAAGTGGCACGTGTCGGGGTTCTTCACCCTGCGCGATCCGGGTCAGCCCCGCGTCCCGCCCGCTCGCCCCGCGCCCTCTCCTAGCCACTTCACTTCATGTGCGTAATACTTAACACTAGCCCTTGATAAGGGAACTCTATTGACACCATAGTGAAACCGGGTTAACGGATAAGGCACTCCCTGTCGCGGGCATAAATTCACTTTATACGGGTACATACTGAGGGACGGGGACTTCTACAATTCTATTATTGCTTTAAAAAGGACATCCTTTTGCATGTGCCGCATGCTAAAATAGGGGGATTGACTCTACCATTCAATTTATTTCTgatgatagttttttttatgtatttcctTAAACGACCCTGTTGTGCCCTTATACCAATATATGTGGCTGaaactgtacagtcaagggcataaatatatatacaatcccaaagtttcaaaaatatgtgtacgctcttacaccttagacaataaagtcgtgttcacatattttgagccatttgtctggatcgatatttctGCTTTCGACTGTACCAACATTATTCGTCTTGCACTCAGGTACTTATTTAAACATGAAATGGTATTCCACAAAATGTCTGaatgacaatagttatttgttatacaagggtgcaaagttgtattttacccgcgagtgtggaattaatacacgagcaagcgaaaggattctaaaatagaatcctgagcgtagcgagtgtttcaacacacgagaagtaaaatacatttgcacccgtgtgtaacacaaaacttttcccctcactatagcgaggaaagtgcaatatccacaggcgttagatcatcttcatcactggaatcacttatttttttacgataatatgatattataacagaaaactctggaagttgtgtatttttacgtgtcggagtcggtgagaaattttttgttgacaatgttgacatttctgacgatgcgttttgaaattgcatcgactcaacttgtgcgttcagaattacattcaatatcatttaaaaaaaaaaacaaatgtttcttatggaatttaaggtttatgacttaaaatcattaaataaagccaaatttggtatttttttattaaattctcaaaccatttatttaatgataattaatatcgaacgaaccattattatgagcgttttacgttttgttatctgtcaaaagctacttaaacacgctccatccaaggtcaaattacttccccactagtggataaaatgcgtttttccccgcttgttttaaaggataaaagacggctttccgagctagtgaggggaaaaatatttttcaccataTCAGATCTGAAGCCTGAGACTCCCGAGAGATACTGCAGCGAAGTTGGCCCACTTTTGCCTTGAAACCCACGAAATGCTCAAGATTCCATCTAAGCACGAGATCAACAACGACCTTGTTCCCTTgtgtaaaaataactatttgttttacaagagggcaaagttgttgtttgacCTCTCGTGCtagctaatattgatacccgagcaagcgaggGTCCCAAAAtagaaccacgagcgtagcgaggaacGCCACACCAACGCGAGTAAAATACTAACCATAACATTACAAACCAAAtctgctattaaatatttatcattcaaaatcatcatttaagtcTATTGTTACAGACAACATGAAAAAACAACTCAAGATTTGCATCAACTGTTGTAAATCAAGTTTTGTAGAATAAAGGGAGCCTTTAcgagttggtgtggtgaaaagaaCTATTTTCAAACTGCTGACAGGTTGCATATTTCAAAGCTAATTGATTGTCAGATGGttaaatacctataggtatttaataatcGTCGATATAGTATGATGCCTGTTTTAttgattatataattattaaaacaagGTAGAAATTCAAATGTATAAAAACTTCTCGCTTGGTCATATTAGTCATGATGGATGAAATCACGAATTAACTAGGTAAATGAATTGCAATAAGGTTTTAAATACCTTCTCGTATCACTGAAGTACCTACGGAGAGGTTGTTCTCCGTTTGGTAGATTATGCACTAAATGAATGAAATATCATATGatctgttttgttttattatattataaatgctaagTTTTTCAGCttagtaatgtataaaaatgaTTGCCATCGTGCTCTCTATACACTTATAATCCACTCTATTTACACTTATAAttcttataaaactaaaaaaataatatattaatgtaTGACAGTTTTTAAAGAGATCTCTCTCCGTGCTCACAAATGCTTCGATGTCTCTAGGGTAGCCTGTAAGCCGTGTAAAGAGTTCATAATGTATTTTGGTACTATAGGTACCCATTTTTATCAGTAAAACTTTATCTTTCAGCAATAAAGTTCAACATCGTATAAATACATAGTGAGAAGGAATCTAATTATAAGGTAGTACCCGATAATGTTATAAAAGGATCGTTTATGCGCCGCTGCATTCCAGTCTACCCCGAACCTCGATTTTCGAACATCGTCTAAAGTGCGCGGTTATCCATTATCGGTCAGCACTTGTGGTGCTGGCCGTCCGTGCAACAGAACTCCTTGCCGGCCGAGAAGTTGGTGGGAGTCCACTCGCCGCCGCAGTTCTTGATGAAAAGAAACGCTTTCTCACGGTGCACGTCGCGCTCCACCGCGCCGCAGATAACGGGGCCCGCTCGAGGGAGGTACTTCAGAATCTAAACGTGAATTAAGGATTTATACGATTACATTCATACATCCACCCATACCTACACTTACCGAATCATTTAGAATCACTACATTTGACTTGTTTACAATCTGTTAATGAGTAGGTTAGGAACTATTAAAGGGTCGTCGTGTTTTTTCATAGGGATACCATTTTTAAAGTACATAATCAGATTACGATTAAATTAGAATACAGCTGGTTTTTGCTGGGAGTGctgattttaattataatttagaaTCTTAAACGTAGCGAGAGACTAcgactactgtccgcgcgcgaattccgtgcacggctgaggaatgttaggaatgttgggcgtcatgacagagtagtgtcatcAGCTCCCCagcagcccccccccccccccacttccttGACCTCCGAATGCTCGGAATTGGCGCGCGAACAGTAGGCTACGATGtgctaaaattaattaaatagtttaattgttaagtacctatatgatattttatgtatttttaatgtattacattaattaagaattttttttttttttataatttcctaCTTTGTTATCTACTTTGTCAATAATTATAGATATAATAACTTTATTACTatctataaaatgtatatacagatgtctatcacaatgaaaaaatcaacgatgatcaactcttaACTAAGATGAGTAactttattactgttttgggaAATTATGGCTCTGTtaatcttataattataatacactGTTACATACTTCTATTACcagaaaattataaactgaaatagatatcatatcatacactaaagaaaaagtgacctagcctttcaaagatggCATACACCAGGGAATTTGGTTCAGGTAcggccgtggccgggtggtctagtttcgcgatttcggggttggtcccatagtaaaagttgctcagtataatcccaaaacctccctggcaacgggaatgcacttattttttggccatcctgtatagtagtgtgactacttaaaaaaaaatgttttgttccctagttggacaatcagaaaatattaaacatgtcaagtattattaattgtataagtacttacaaactttttaGGAATGCTCAATTGACATTCTACCTATCAAGGGTACCTATCAAGAATCATAATTTGTTCCGACttgtatgtttattgtacataaCTGTTGGTCGTGGTGACTTGGTGATCTTCGCTAATTTAAAATAGCATGAGGATGCCTGGCAACATATTACCTAACGTCGCTAGATTAGCAACATGTTAGATTAGGAAAGATCAATAAATATGAATCAATATATCAATGTTATAATGTTTAATACAAAAGCGCGGCACTCACACATCGCGCATACTGCCTATCGAGTATCGAGTATCGAGTCAACTTACCATAGTTACTATGTTCACTACCTTTTTGTAACGTAGGTACATTAACCTCTATatgtaacgccatctattcccACTTTTCACGAGTACCTATTTGCGCAAACATGGTTGCACCAATCGTTTGCGATATCATGGAAAAAGATGGAACACGTATATTTATTTGGCCAAATACAGCCATCCATGTGTGTTGCCGGCGTCAGAACGATCGATTGATGGCTTTCAATTAcgaaatcaaaatatatataaaaccgacttcaaaaaggataaaataaaatattttcccgTTTTATGTgctagcaactgatacgtttgaagtctgTGCCAAGCCAAATGGTTACAATACTGGTTATATACTGGTTCTTTCTTTCTTGTCAAACTATACCAGGGTTGGCATTTGACTGGGTGTTGACgcttttaaaatttggcttggtacggacttcaaacgtatcagttgctagcgcatataaaacggggtaatattttattttatcctttttaaatctgttttactttttttttaaagattaattttatttaacatttttagttttatgtttctCTTATGTTGGCCatggaaatgaatgcccaaaaaaagttatagagggaaatgcttgcacacaatttttgacttcgtagctttgtttggactagttaggaggtgaacatatcccaagtccccggccgtaaccctgatgccggggggaggggggtttgaaagttccatttttcggtttttcgatgatatctcggaaactatgcgtctgagcgacatggccacatacaaaatgaaaagtgattccTCAGATTCCTCATTCAGATATGTACTTAATGTAGTAGATTCCTAAAAGCGCTGTAGGTATAAGTTGGAATCGCTACTCACCACGTCCAGGCACTTGCTGATGCAGTGCTTGAAGCCCGCGGAGCCGCAGGGCAGGCTGGGCGCGTCACTGTCGTAGGTGACGACGGGCTCGCCCTGCGGAGGCCCACGCGGCCTGCTCCGCCGCCCCTCCTTGATGCCCACTTGCTGGGACATGAACACGCCGCATTGACATGGCTCTACCTGCTCGTTACAGAATGTTCTTATTATAAAACATTACCTACTCTTATGAGAATTTGAGTGATTTTAACACACTCATATTAACTTTACTTGTAAACTAACAAGGTTGCAAGTTATTTAAAACCTTGTAAAAACCGCGTCGATCTTAAACTTGTCCAAGTACATGTGTATGTTTAAAGATGAAATTGATACAAGCATGTTATCATCGAGCAGTTCTGATCGTGGAACCAGGTGGCTTCGGTGGCTACGCGTAGACCCCTCGAGGTTCTCGAGGTTCTTATGATATGCTTGAAGCACCGAGTACCGTCGGCATTCAATACTTAAACTTACTTTTGGTAAGTTCTGCCACACCATACGTAGCCATCGAAAAGCCAGGTTGGATAAGGAATTTATGGCGAAAGGATATGGCAAACAATTTAATAAGTTTTCCAGTGGCTCTTATGCGCGGTGGGGCAATAAGGCTGCGGCCGTTGTTTCTTACCCCATCAACGTCCTCATCATAGTCCACGGCCTCTAGGGACTTGGCACTCTCGAAGTCGTCCCGCTTGGCCTTCCGCCGAGCGTCGGCGCTCGCCACCAGGCACAGGCCCGCCAACACAGCCACCCACCAGTTGCCGCACATTGCGCGTTTGACTACCTACTACGTTCTTCCTTAAGAAAAAGCACATACATTATGTTACATTACCACTATAACCAAGATATTAAAAAAGGGACATGAAATTCTTTACATCGTCCAGACACTTCATTGGGAATGTTTACAACTTGCGTATCTGCGGACCTAGATAAGGCATCGTAGCCCACGAACAGATAGATCGATTTGATAATCTAGATTTTATTCATGTTTTTGGTAAAAATAGTTAATTAGTTTGCAGATCATCAGCTCTCTTCTATTTGATGAAGGGATTTGAGCAACTTACCACATACAAAGTCGATTCTAAATATACCGATAGCATTACGTAGAGATACCTACTAGATAACATACATTACACCATTCGCATTGCAAGAACATGGTAATCTTGGCATGACGCTGACCCCTCATATCTGCACAACTTGTTACCTATTTAGAACGATGAAATTGTCTTTGTGCTCATTGCAATGGTACGTTACAGACATATGACGATGGTctgcgttgtcccggctttttgccacggctcatgggagcctggggtccgtttgGTATTATTCCAAagaatataaaaacttttataaaaaaaaagataaaccgacttctaaaaggatgaaataaaatatgatcctttGTAGgtttccgtgtttaagtatatgcattaccaactgatatgtttgaagtcggtgccaagccaaattttgaaccatatattcatagtgattttggtgcaattcgataaaggctgcggctatataagtatgtatacgttggattacctaacgcagcgtactacgt
The Cydia strobilella chromosome Z, ilCydStro3.1, whole genome shotgun sequence genome window above contains:
- the LOC134754947 gene encoding follicle cell protein 3C-1; translated protein: MCGNWWVAVLAGLCLVASADARRKAKRDDFESAKSLEAVDYDEDVDGVEPCQCGVFMSQQVGIKEGRRSRPRGPPQGEPVVTYDSDAPSLPCGSAGFKHCISKCLDVILKYLPRAGPVICGAVERDVHREKAFLFIKNCGGEWTPTNFSAGKEFCCTDGQHHKC